AAGAGATTTAGAAAAGCTAAAAACCACAGCAGCTGAGCTGGAAAGTGCAACTGGAGGAAAATGTTTACCTCTTCAATGTGATGTTCGTCATTATGAAGAAGTAGAAAATATGCTTCAGGAAACTTTAAAAGTTTTCGGAAAAGTAGATGTTCTTTTAAACAATGCTGCCGGAAATTTTATTTCTCCAACTGAACGTTTATCTGCAAACGCATTTGACACTGTTATAGATATCGTACTTAAAGGTTCTAAAAACTGTACTCTGGCTTTTGGAAAACACTGGATCGATACAAAACAAACATCGGCAACGATTTTAAATATTGTAACTACTTATGCCTGGACAGGATCTGCTTATGTTGTTCCTAGTGCTACAGCAAAAGCGGGAGTTTTGGCAATGACAAGAAGTCTTGCTGTTGAATGGGCAAAATACGGAATTCGATCTAATGCAATTGCTCCGGGACCATTCCCAACAAAAGGTGCATGGGACAGATTATTGCCGGGAGATCTTTCTGAAAAGTTTGATATGGCAAAAAAAGTGCCTTTGAAACGTGTTGGTGATCATCAGGAACTGGCAAATCTTGCTGCATATTTAGTATCTGATTTTTCATCTTACATAAATGGAGATGTTATTACAATTGACGGAGGAGAATGGCTGAAAGGTGCCGGACAATTTAATTTATTAGAAGCAATTCCGGAAGAACTTTGGGATCAGCTTGAAATGATGATAAAAGCAAAAAAGAATAAATAATTACAAGTGCTTACTAAATTCAGAATATTTTTTTAAAACTATACTGATTGCACCAAATCCCGAAGGTTTACTTTCGGGATTTTTTTTATGTTTTTCAATATCTTTTTAACCATATAAGTAATATAAGTTCAGTTAAGTATTATTCTGTTTAAAGATCTTCTAGCTTAAATTTACTTATATTACTTATATGGTTAAATTACTTTAGATGTTTAGCAATTCAGTTAAATTATTATTTTTGCCAAACAAATAATCAAACAAAAAAAATATGCTCATTATTGGACTTGCAGGAGGAACAGGAAGTGGAAAAACAACGGTAGTACACCAAATCATGAACGAATTACCAGACACTGAAGTGGGTGTAATTTCTCAGGATTCTTACTATAAACAAACCGATAATTTATCGTTTGACGAAAGAGCATTAATTAATTTTGATCACCCGCGTGCTATCGATTTTGAATTGTTAGTAAAACATCTTAAGGCATTAAAAGCCGGAGAAACAATCGATCAGCCGGTTTATTCTTTTATTCAGCATAACAGAACAGACGATACTGTTTCGACACATCCAAGAAAAGTAATGATTGTTGAAGGAATTTTAATTTTAACAAATCCGGAATTACGTGATATGTTTGACATTAAAATCTTTGTTCATGCAGATTCTGACGAAAGATTAATTCGTCGTTTAAAAAGAGATATTTCTGAACGCGGGCGTGATATCGACGAGGTTTTAAATCGTTATCAAACTACCTTAAAACCTATGCATGAGCAATTTATCGAGCCATCAAAA
The sequence above is a segment of the Flavobacterium sp. genome. Coding sequences within it:
- a CDS encoding SDR family oxidoreductase; the encoded protein is MSYTDKMLRDDALKGKVIVVTGGGSGLGKAMTKYFLELGAQVAITSRDLEKLKTTAAELESATGGKCLPLQCDVRHYEEVENMLQETLKVFGKVDVLLNNAAGNFISPTERLSANAFDTVIDIVLKGSKNCTLAFGKHWIDTKQTSATILNIVTTYAWTGSAYVVPSATAKAGVLAMTRSLAVEWAKYGIRSNAIAPGPFPTKGAWDRLLPGDLSEKFDMAKKVPLKRVGDHQELANLAAYLVSDFSSYINGDVITIDGGEWLKGAGQFNLLEAIPEELWDQLEMMIKAKKNK
- the udk gene encoding uridine kinase, which translates into the protein MLIIGLAGGTGSGKTTVVHQIMNELPDTEVGVISQDSYYKQTDNLSFDERALINFDHPRAIDFELLVKHLKALKAGETIDQPVYSFIQHNRTDDTVSTHPRKVMIVEGILILTNPELRDMFDIKIFVHADSDERLIRRLKRDISERGRDIDEVLNRYQTTLKPMHEQFIEPSKAFADIIIPNDKYNTVAIDVVRAVINQRIS